In a single window of the Campylobacter iguaniorum genome:
- the fldA gene encoding flavodoxin FldA, producing the protein MTGIVFGTSMGNTEEAANLIAANLGIDEVLNIADVTAAELNKYDNLIIGTSTWGSGDLQDDWDAFDWDGLNVQGKTVALFGMGDSSSYSDTYCDAMGIIYEKLSQKGANIVGAISSDGYEFDESKAVKDGKFVGLALDADNDSDKTEDRIKTWVEMIRPNFA; encoded by the coding sequence ATGACAGGTATAGTTTTTGGTACTAGTATGGGAAATACTGAAGAAGCAGCAAATTTGATAGCTGCAAATTTAGGCATTGATGAAGTCTTAAATATCGCAGATGTCACTGCGGCTGAACTGAATAAATATGATAATCTTATCATAGGAACTTCTACTTGGGGAAGTGGCGATTTGCAAGATGATTGGGACGCTTTTGATTGGGACGGGTTAAATGTCCAGGGAAAAACTGTAGCGTTGTTTGGTATGGGAGATAGCTCAAGCTATAGTGACACATACTGTGATGCTATGGGTATTATATACGAAAAACTATCGCAAAAGGGTGCAAATATCGTCGGTGCGATTTCAAGCGACGGCTATGAGTTTGATGAAAGTAAAGCGGTTAAAGACGGCAAATTTGTTGGTCTTGCGCTTGACGCTGATAATGATAGCGATAAAACTGAAGATCGGATAAAAACTTGGGTAGAGATGATAAGACCAAACTTCGCATAA
- the luxS gene encoding S-ribosylhomocysteine lyase — translation MPLLDSFKVDHTIMNAPGVRLAKTMTTPKGDTISVFDLRFCKPNIDILPERGIHTLEHLFAGFMRDHLNSKDVEIIDISPMGCRTGFYMSVIGEPSWQDVSKAWEASMRDILNVKSQDQIPELNKFQCGSYKLHSLDEAHEIAKNILSHKVGYIDNEAIKLDMSKICDFCANN, via the coding sequence ATGCCACTACTTGATAGCTTTAAAGTCGATCATACGATTATGAATGCACCAGGAGTTAGGTTAGCAAAAACAATGACTACGCCAAAAGGCGACACTATAAGTGTTTTTGATTTGCGTTTTTGTAAGCCAAATATAGATATCTTGCCCGAGCGAGGAATCCACACACTAGAGCATCTTTTTGCTGGATTTATGAGAGATCATTTAAACTCAAAAGATGTAGAAATCATCGATATATCACCTATGGGCTGCAGGACTGGATTTTATATGAGCGTGATAGGAGAGCCTAGTTGGCAAGATGTTTCTAAAGCCTGGGAAGCGTCAATGAGGGATATCTTAAATGTCAAATCTCAAGATCAAATTCCAGAGCTAAATAAATTCCAATGCGGAAGTTATAAGCTGCACTCTCTTGATGAAGCTCACGAGATAGCAAAAAATATATTATCGCACAAAGTTGGCTATATAGATAATGAAGCGATAAAACTAGATATGAGTAAGATTTGTGATTTTTGTGCTAATAATTAG
- a CDS encoding fumarate reductase iron-sulfur subunit, which produces MSRKIKIRAFKYNPLSKVSKPHFAEYELEETDGMTLFIALNQIREKFDPGLSFDFVCRAGICGSCGMVVNGRPQLACRTLTKDYPSGVIELMPLPAFKLLKDLSVDTGNWMNDMSKRVESWIHTSKDTDISKLEEKVDPEAAQETFELDRCIECGICVASCGTALMRPDFIGAVGLNRVARFKVDPLDERSDEDFYELVGDDNGIFGCMSLLGCEDNCPKHLPLQSKIAYMRRKLATVK; this is translated from the coding sequence ATGAGTAGGAAGATTAAAATTAGAGCATTTAAGTACAATCCACTAAGCAAAGTAAGCAAACCTCACTTTGCGGAGTATGAGCTAGAAGAGACAGATGGAATGACGCTTTTCATCGCGCTAAATCAAATTAGAGAAAAATTTGACCCAGGTCTAAGCTTTGACTTTGTATGTCGTGCAGGAATCTGCGGAAGCTGTGGTATGGTAGTAAATGGTCGCCCACAACTTGCTTGTAGAACCCTTACAAAAGACTATCCAAGTGGAGTTATCGAGCTTATGCCATTGCCTGCATTTAAGTTACTAAAAGACCTTAGTGTTGATACTGGTAACTGGATGAATGACATGAGCAAAAGAGTAGAGAGCTGGATACATACTAGCAAAGATACTGACATCAGCAAACTTGAAGAAAAAGTTGATCCAGAAGCAGCTCAAGAGACTTTCGAGCTTGATCGTTGTATTGAGTGTGGTATCTGTGTAGCAAGCTGCGGAACTGCGCTTATGAGACCTGACTTTATCGGTGCAGTTGGTCTAAACAGAGTTGCTAGATTCAAAGTTGATCCACTAGATGAAAGAAGCGATGAAGACTTCTATGAGCTTGTTGGTGATGATAATGGCATATTTGGTTGTATGAGTTTACTAGGTTGTGAAGACAACTGTCCTAAACACTTACCACTACAAAGTAAAATCGCTTATATGCGTCGCAAACTTGCAACTGTAAAATAA
- a CDS encoding fumarate reductase flavoprotein subunit — MNVKYYDALVIGGGLAGLRAAVAAGEKGLSTVVLSLCPVKRSHSAAAQGGMQASLGNSKMSEGDNEDVHFADTVKGSDWGCDQDVARMFAQTAPKAIRELAAWGVPWTRITKGKRSAIINAQKTTIEEKEEVDGLIHSRDFGGTKKWRTCFTADATGHTMLFGVANEALKHNVEVHDRKEAIALIHENNRCYGAIVRDLVTGELTAYVAKGTLIATGGYGRIYKHTTNAVICEGVGAAIALETGIAKLGNMEAVQFHPTPIVPSGILLTEGCRGDGGLLRDVDGYRFMPDYEPEKKELASRDVVSRRIMEHIRNGKGVKSPYGEHVWLDISILGREHIEKNLRDVQEICQIFNGIDPADEGPKGWAPILPMQHYSMGGIRVKPTGESQTLKGLFSCGEAACWDMHGFNRLGGNSVAETVVSGMIVGDYFADYCTNNEVDIQTQTLEKFINKTQDYLQELLNKDGKYNVFEIKNKMKDIMWEHVAIFRTGDGLAKAVKELEELYKESTNVKLSNKELFGNPELEEAYRVPMMLKLALCVAYGALLRTESRGAHYREDYPKRDDLNWCKRTLTSWKDGDTMPTVEYEDLDIMRMEMPPAFRGYGAKGNIIENPLSAKRQEEVDALRAKLEAEGKNRHEIQDALMHYELQAKYKALNERAGIGYE, encoded by the coding sequence ATGAATGTAAAATATTATGACGCATTAGTAATAGGCGGAGGCCTTGCTGGTCTTAGAGCTGCTGTTGCAGCTGGCGAAAAAGGTCTTAGCACTGTAGTTTTAAGCCTTTGTCCAGTTAAAAGAAGTCACTCTGCTGCCGCACAAGGTGGTATGCAAGCAAGTCTTGGTAACTCAAAAATGAGCGAAGGTGACAATGAAGACGTTCACTTTGCAGATACTGTAAAAGGTAGCGACTGGGGCTGCGATCAAGACGTAGCTAGAATGTTCGCTCAAACTGCACCTAAAGCTATACGCGAACTAGCAGCATGGGGCGTTCCTTGGACTCGTATAACAAAAGGCAAAAGAAGCGCTATCATAAACGCACAAAAAACAACAATTGAAGAAAAAGAAGAAGTCGATGGACTAATCCATAGCCGTGACTTTGGTGGTACAAAAAAATGGAGAACTTGCTTCACAGCTGATGCTACTGGTCACACAATGCTTTTTGGTGTTGCAAATGAAGCATTAAAACACAATGTTGAAGTTCATGACAGAAAAGAAGCTATCGCTCTTATCCATGAAAACAATAGATGTTATGGTGCTATAGTTCGTGATCTTGTCACTGGCGAGCTTACTGCTTATGTTGCAAAAGGAACACTTATAGCAACTGGTGGTTATGGTAGAATTTACAAACACACTACAAACGCAGTTATCTGTGAAGGTGTTGGTGCTGCTATAGCTCTTGAGACTGGTATTGCAAAACTTGGAAATATGGAAGCAGTTCAATTCCACCCAACTCCGATCGTTCCATCTGGTATTCTTCTAACTGAAGGATGTAGAGGTGATGGCGGATTACTTCGTGATGTTGATGGATACCGCTTTATGCCTGATTATGAACCAGAGAAAAAAGAGCTAGCTAGCCGTGACGTTGTAAGTCGTCGTATCATGGAGCACATAAGAAATGGTAAAGGCGTAAAAAGCCCTTATGGCGAACACGTTTGGCTTGATATTAGCATACTAGGACGCGAACACATAGAAAAAAACCTACGTGACGTTCAAGAGATCTGCCAAATTTTCAACGGTATAGATCCAGCTGATGAGGGTCCAAAAGGTTGGGCGCCAATTTTACCTATGCAACACTATTCAATGGGTGGAATTCGTGTAAAACCAACTGGTGAGAGCCAAACACTAAAAGGTCTATTTAGTTGTGGTGAAGCAGCTTGCTGGGATATGCACGGATTTAACAGACTTGGCGGAAACAGCGTTGCTGAAACTGTAGTTAGTGGTATGATCGTTGGAGATTATTTTGCTGATTATTGTACAAATAATGAAGTAGATATCCAAACTCAAACTTTAGAGAAATTTATAAATAAAACTCAAGATTATTTACAAGAGCTTCTAAATAAAGATGGAAAATACAATGTATTTGAGATCAAAAACAAGATGAAAGATATAATGTGGGAACACGTTGCTATCTTCAGAACTGGCGATGGTCTAGCAAAAGCTGTTAAAGAGCTTGAAGAGCTTTATAAAGAGAGTACAAACGTAAAACTAAGCAACAAAGAGCTATTTGGTAACCCAGAGCTTGAAGAGGCTTATCGTGTACCTATGATGCTTAAACTTGCACTTTGTGTTGCTTATGGTGCACTTCTTAGAACTGAGAGCCGTGGTGCTCACTATAGAGAAGATTATCCAAAACGTGATGACCTTAACTGGTGCAAAAGAACTCTTACAAGCTGGAAAGATGGCGATACTATGCCAACAGTTGAGTATGAAGATCTTGATATCATGAGAATGGAAATGCCACCGGCATTTAGAGGATATGGCGCAAAAGGTAATATCATAGAAAATCCACTATCAGCAAAACGCCAAGAAGAAGTTGACGCTCTAAGAGCAAAACTAGAAGCTGAAGGTAAAAACAGACACGAAATTCAAGATGCGCTTATGCATTATGAACTTCAAGCAAAATACAAAGCATTAAATGAAAGAGCAGGAATCGGCTATGAGTAG
- a CDS encoding fumarate reductase cytochrome b subunit — translation MSKQIEGFLGKDVNGKKSRIPAKLDLIQSGTGLFLGLFMWAHMLFVSTILLGEGVFNWVVHVLELRFISDSPFMSYITSAIAAAVLVVFFIHAALGMRKMPINFRQWQVYRAHTERMKHEDTTLWWVQACTGFIMFFLASAHLIIIITQSDKITADLSAQRMFSHFMWLFYLVLLFAVELHGGIGLYRLCVKWGWFEGNNAKESRKKLKKLKWVLSAFFIVLGLLSMAAFLKIGYHNYTTDTWKTSEVIQIHSNGVKA, via the coding sequence ATGAGTAAGCAAATCGAAGGTTTCCTTGGCAAAGACGTTAATGGCAAAAAAAGCCGTATACCTGCCAAACTCGACCTTATCCAAAGTGGAACGGGATTATTCCTTGGGCTTTTTATGTGGGCGCACATGCTTTTTGTGTCAACCATATTATTAGGCGAAGGCGTATTTAACTGGGTTGTTCACGTTTTAGAGCTCAGATTTATTTCTGATTCTCCATTTATGAGCTACATTACAAGCGCTATTGCTGCTGCTGTACTTGTTGTATTTTTTATACATGCTGCACTTGGTATGAGAAAAATGCCTATCAACTTTAGACAATGGCAAGTTTATCGTGCTCATACAGAGCGTATGAAACACGAAGATACAACTCTTTGGTGGGTTCAAGCCTGTACTGGTTTTATAATGTTCTTTTTAGCATCTGCTCACTTGATCATTATCATCACTCAATCAGACAAAATCACAGCTGACCTTAGTGCACAAAGAATGTTTAGTCATTTTATGTGGTTGTTTTATCTAGTGCTACTTTTTGCTGTTGAACTTCACGGAGGTATAGGCTTATACAGACTATGCGTTAAATGGGGCTGGTTTGAAGGAAACAATGCAAAAGAATCTCGTAAAAAACTTAAAAAACTTAAATGGGTTTTAAGTGCATTCTTTATAGTTCTTGGCCTATTAAGCATGGCTGCTTTCTTAAAAATAGGATACCATAACTATACAACTGATACTTGGAAAACTTCTGAAGTTATCCAAATTCACAGCAATGGAGTAAAAGCATGA
- the lgt gene encoding prolipoprotein diacylglyceryl transferase translates to MNNLNSWNTIYQTMDPVAFELFGLKVHWYGLMYVLALVVALVLAKYFAKKDKFNISNSLLDNYFFWVEIGVILGARLGYMLIYDPNTSYYLLNPWQIFNPFANGEFVGIRGMSYHGAVVGFVIATLLFCKKYKQNLWSLLDLVALSIPLGYFFGRVGNFLNQELFGRVTTEPWGIMVAGQLRHPSQLYEAILEGLVLFVILYFYRKFKKFDGELIALYAMLYTIARFICEFYREPDFGIGFVAFGMSMGQILSLAMFIFGLVLYINLRKKTFKF, encoded by the coding sequence TTGAATAATCTAAATAGCTGGAACACAATCTACCAAACAATGGATCCAGTGGCGTTTGAGCTATTTGGATTAAAGGTGCATTGGTATGGTTTGATGTATGTTTTGGCTCTTGTGGTCGCGCTTGTTTTGGCAAAATACTTTGCGAAAAAAGATAAATTTAACATATCAAATTCCTTGCTTGATAACTACTTTTTTTGGGTAGAAATCGGCGTGATACTAGGAGCTAGACTTGGATATATGCTCATTTATGATCCAAATACAAGTTACTATTTGCTTAACCCTTGGCAGATTTTTAATCCATTTGCAAATGGCGAGTTTGTAGGGATTCGTGGTATGAGCTATCATGGAGCTGTGGTTGGATTTGTCATCGCTACTTTGCTATTTTGCAAAAAATATAAGCAAAATTTATGGAGTTTGCTAGATCTTGTGGCTCTTAGCATTCCGCTTGGATATTTTTTTGGTAGGGTTGGAAACTTTTTGAATCAAGAGCTATTTGGCAGAGTCACAACTGAGCCTTGGGGAATCATGGTAGCTGGTCAGCTAAGACACCCAAGTCAGCTATATGAGGCGATTTTAGAAGGTCTTGTTCTCTTTGTAATTTTATATTTTTATAGAAAATTTAAGAAATTTGACGGCGAGCTTATAGCGCTTTACGCGATGCTTTATACTATTGCTAGATTTATTTGTGAGTTTTATAGAGAGCCAGATTTTGGAATAGGATTTGTAGCTTTTGGTATGAGTATGGGGCAAATTTTATCTTTGGCGATGTTTATTTTCGGTCTTGTCTTATATATAAATTTAAGAAAAAAAACGTTTAAATTTTAG
- a CDS encoding DNA polymerase Y family protein, which translates to MFLHIDLDCFFVSAARVKDPSLNGKVVAVAGGNKTDIFGDFIESGVIVSASYEARAQGIVCTTHSNLAKKICPEIIILPTDFELYSELSNKLFTLLLNFTNEIEKYSIDEYFVDLAGTKFDSNPLEFAKFLKEKIQNELGLPCSIGLSKTKFIAKFATNLAKPNGIRLISSPDEISEFEISKFPGVGKSASKFLNSRGITHIKDVLNAKSVFDKLGKNGITLYERICALDSDKIEKQRQRKSLAMARTFAPIYDRSIIEKRLLVLCRYVSFDVYTLGLNPSKFELKIRYKDRQSISASVTLHEIFTQKLLEKTIKELFFTHDKFSDFAITYLSVAVGGLDTKESKSLFDNLPNKNKTIDNALTKIRLKYGVDAIKSGGEI; encoded by the coding sequence ATGTTTTTGCATATTGATTTGGACTGCTTTTTTGTCTCAGCAGCTAGAGTTAAAGACCCAAGCTTAAATGGCAAAGTTGTAGCAGTAGCTGGCGGAAATAAAACTGATATATTTGGGGATTTTATAGAAAGTGGTGTGATAGTAAGTGCAAGCTACGAAGCTAGAGCGCAAGGAATAGTCTGCACTACTCATTCAAACTTAGCTAAAAAAATCTGTCCCGAAATCATCATACTTCCAACTGATTTTGAACTATATAGCGAGCTGTCAAACAAGCTTTTTACCCTACTTTTAAACTTCACAAACGAGATAGAAAAATACAGTATAGATGAATATTTTGTGGATTTAGCGGGGACTAAATTTGATTCAAATCCTTTGGAATTTGCTAAATTTTTAAAAGAAAAAATACAAAATGAGCTTGGACTTCCTTGTAGTATAGGACTTAGCAAGACCAAATTTATCGCCAAATTTGCTACAAATTTAGCCAAACCAAACGGCATAAGGCTTATTAGCTCACCTGATGAAATCAGTGAGTTTGAGATTAGCAAGTTTCCAGGCGTGGGAAAAAGTGCTAGCAAATTTCTAAATAGTCGCGGAATCACGCATATAAAAGATGTTTTGAATGCTAAAAGTGTCTTTGATAAACTTGGCAAAAATGGCATTACTTTGTATGAGCGGATTTGTGCTTTAGATAGTGATAAAATCGAGAAGCAAAGGCAAAGAAAATCGCTTGCCATGGCTAGGACATTTGCTCCGATTTATGATAGATCTATCATAGAAAAACGCCTTTTAGTGCTTTGTAGATATGTGAGTTTTGATGTATATACTTTAGGACTAAATCCAAGTAAATTTGAGCTAAAAATCCGCTACAAAGATAGGCAAAGCATAAGCGCAAGCGTGACTTTGCACGAGATTTTCACACAAAAACTGCTTGAAAAAACCATAAAAGAGCTGTTTTTTACCCATGATAAATTTAGTGATTTTGCTATAACCTATCTTAGCGTCGCAGTTGGTGGACTAGACACCAAAGAGAGCAAATCTCTTTTTGATAATCTACCAAACAAAAACAAAACCATCGACAACGCACTGACAAAAATCCGCTTAAAATACGGCGTAGATGCCATCAAAAGCGGTGGCGAGATTTAA
- a CDS encoding heavy metal translocating P-type ATPase produces the protein MINKVKFNITGMTCVNCANSIEKSVKKLNGVVSSKVSFADSSAVFELDQNADLSLIKNKIKKLGFGVAQNYDELQISKQKNLANLRNKFIISAVLSSLIMIFEMSGEASFAKSLGLLGLASIVIFYCGLSFYTHAISSVKSLNFDMNVLISLGTFMAYGYSLATFLAPNLIPENMKYLYFSGSAMIITFVLLGKFLEERSKLKAGNYIKSLMDLSPKTALVLKPDGQSLSVLASELKINDIVVVKNGYNVPCDGVIVSGGAEIDTSALSGESLPVFKSAGDLVHAGTLNTNGYINIKVTKEPNDTLLAQILELLANASSQKMPISRLADKVANIFVPSVILIAIITFLVWGFFGDLTRGLLSAISVLIISCPCALGLATPIAIISGISWSAKNAILIKNPEIMEIIHLANCAVFDKTGTLTKGEISVAKTNLNTQDLKLIVNLEKLSEHPISKAIVDYAPNLIDKDIKFEFENIPGMGISANSSQILVGNEALLKLKGIKIQMSDEINEALERGFGMIYVALNSKFSGYIAISDTIKEDAKQTIEALKELGITPVMLTGDNQKTANLVAQSLGIEKVIAGVLPSDKYKAINELKSEHKKVIFVGDGINDALALKAADISIAMSSGSDIAKDIGDIVLIKNDLSSVANAINLASKTMQTIKENLAWAFIYNIICIPVAAGVLYPVFGLVLTPMYAAFAMSISSLSVVLNSLKLRLLKF, from the coding sequence TTGATTAACAAAGTCAAATTTAACATCACCGGAATGACCTGTGTGAATTGTGCAAATTCCATAGAAAAATCAGTCAAAAAACTAAATGGAGTTGTGAGTTCAAAAGTAAGCTTCGCTGATTCTAGTGCTGTTTTTGAGCTAGATCAAAATGCCGATTTGTCTCTTATCAAAAACAAGATAAAAAAACTAGGCTTTGGTGTAGCTCAAAACTACGATGAATTGCAAATCTCAAAACAAAAAAATCTAGCAAATTTAAGAAATAAATTTATAATTTCAGCCGTTTTAAGCTCACTTATTATGATTTTTGAGATGAGTGGCGAGGCTAGTTTTGCCAAGTCTTTAGGGCTTTTGGGGCTTGCTAGTATCGTTATATTTTATTGTGGGCTTAGCTTTTACACTCACGCCATTTCGTCCGTAAAAAGCTTAAATTTCGATATGAACGTGCTAATAAGTCTGGGCACATTTATGGCTTATGGATACTCACTAGCTACTTTTTTAGCACCAAATTTAATCCCTGAAAATATGAAATATCTATATTTTAGTGGCTCAGCGATGATTATCACATTCGTGCTTTTGGGTAAATTTTTAGAAGAAAGATCAAAGCTAAAAGCTGGAAATTACATAAAATCACTCATGGATCTAAGCCCCAAAACCGCTCTAGTCCTAAAGCCTGACGGTCAATCGCTATCAGTCCTAGCAAGTGAGCTAAAAATAAATGATATTGTCGTTGTCAAAAATGGCTACAACGTGCCTTGCGACGGGGTTATCGTAAGTGGTGGGGCTGAGATAGACACTTCGGCTCTTAGTGGTGAGAGTTTGCCAGTGTTTAAAAGCGCCGGCGATCTCGTCCACGCTGGCACTCTTAACACAAATGGCTACATAAATATCAAGGTCACAAAAGAGCCAAACGACACGCTTCTAGCGCAAATCTTAGAGCTTTTAGCAAACGCAAGCAGCCAAAAAATGCCTATTTCTAGGCTGGCTGACAAGGTTGCAAATATCTTTGTTCCCTCTGTCATTTTGATAGCCATTATAACCTTTTTGGTTTGGGGATTTTTTGGGGATTTGACTAGAGGTCTGCTAAGTGCTATAAGCGTTCTTATCATCTCTTGCCCTTGCGCTCTTGGATTAGCGACGCCAATTGCCATAATATCAGGTATTAGCTGGAGCGCCAAAAACGCAATTCTCATCAAAAATCCAGAAATAATGGAGATAATCCACCTTGCAAATTGCGCTGTCTTTGACAAAACAGGCACTCTGACAAAGGGCGAAATCTCAGTCGCAAAAACAAATTTAAACACCCAAGATCTCAAACTAATAGTAAATTTAGAAAAACTGAGCGAACATCCAATCTCAAAAGCCATTGTGGATTACGCTCCAAATTTGATAGATAAAGATATTAAATTTGAGTTTGAAAACATACCTGGAATGGGGATTAGCGCGAACTCATCTCAAATTTTAGTAGGAAATGAAGCTCTTCTAAAATTAAAAGGCATAAAAATCCAGATGAGTGACGAGATAAACGAGGCTTTAGAGCGTGGATTTGGTATGATTTATGTAGCTTTGAACTCTAAATTTAGCGGATATATCGCCATAAGCGACACTATAAAAGAAGACGCAAAACAAACAATAGAAGCCTTAAAAGAGCTAGGAATCACTCCAGTTATGCTCACAGGAGACAACCAAAAAACAGCAAATTTGGTGGCTCAAAGTTTAGGCATAGAAAAAGTCATAGCTGGAGTCTTACCAAGCGATAAATATAAAGCCATAAATGAGCTAAAAAGCGAACACAAGAAGGTCATTTTCGTAGGAGATGGCATAAACGACGCCTTAGCTCTAAAAGCAGCAGATATAAGCATCGCTATGAGTTCAGGCAGCGATATAGCTAAAGATATAGGCGATATTGTTCTTATCAAAAACGATTTAAGCTCAGTAGCAAACGCTATAAATTTAGCCTCAAAAACTATGCAGACTATTAAGGAAAATTTGGCTTGGGCTTTTATTTACAACATCATCTGCATTCCTGTCGCAGCTGGAGTTTTGTATCCGGTTTTTGGCTTGGTTCTCACTCCAATGTACGCAGCATTTGCTATGAGTATTAGCTCGCTTAGCGTGGTTTTAAACTCACTCAAACTTAGGCTTTTGAAGTTTTAA
- a CDS encoding heavy-metal-associated domain-containing protein: MKKFEVNNVHCMNCANIIKNSLEDDFGHINVDLNAEPKIVSLELNDSQVEEFKKELDELGFSVIKEIK, translated from the coding sequence ATGAAAAAATTTGAAGTAAATAACGTGCATTGTATGAACTGCGCAAACATCATCAAAAACTCGCTAGAAGATGATTTTGGCCATATCAATGTAGATCTTAACGCTGAGCCAAAAATAGTAAGTTTGGAGCTAAATGATAGCCAAGTAGAAGAGTTTAAAAAGGAGCTTGATGAGCTTGGTTTTAGCGTGATAAAAGAGATTAAATAG
- a CDS encoding GNAT family N-acetyltransferase: MISIATKQDAKSVIELLNLAMEDIAFSLSGTSNLEQSNQILQEFFAQKGNRLSYENILVYRLDSKVVGAICSYDGSISHKLDEPFIRRLILLGKEPKIQPECSAKELYIDSLATDPNYQKRGIATKLIEACFQKALNLGLDKVSLIVDTKKEKTKKYYESLGFAAVGKKCIANHEYTYMIKDLK; this comes from the coding sequence ATGATAAGCATAGCCACCAAACAAGACGCAAAAAGCGTAATTGAGCTTTTAAATTTAGCTATGGAAGATATTGCCTTTAGCCTAAGTGGAACCTCAAATTTAGAACAATCCAACCAAATTTTACAAGAGTTTTTCGCCCAAAAAGGCAATAGGCTTAGCTATGAAAATATCTTGGTTTATAGACTTGACTCAAAAGTAGTTGGGGCTATTTGCTCGTATGATGGAAGCATTAGTCATAAGCTTGATGAGCCATTTATAAGAAGGCTAATCTTGCTTGGCAAAGAGCCTAAAATCCAGCCAGAATGCAGTGCAAAAGAGCTTTATATCGACTCACTAGCCACAGATCCAAACTACCAAAAACGTGGCATCGCAACCAAACTCATTGAAGCTTGCTTTCAAAAGGCTCTAAATTTAGGCTTAGACAAAGTCTCTTTGATAGTAGACACCAAAAAAGAAAAAACCAAAAAATATTACGAAAGTCTTGGATTTGCTGCCGTCGGCAAAAAATGCATCGCAAACCACGAATATACATATATGATAAAGGATTTAAAATGA
- a CDS encoding aromatic amino acid transport family protein gives MMSLFGTAVGAGILFLPIKAGVAGIWPVLVMVILAFPMTFLSHRALARFCNGSQKNSQSDITEISSEYFGFKWGYIITFLYFFAFFPACIMYGVGITNTIISFMQNQLGFIDVGRFWVCFSIISLMMFVMIFHEDIVIKVCEWLVYPLCLILLVFSLYLIPHWDFSAFSVVPSLSEFAWTILFALPVLAFAFEHTPAISTFSSSIQRKYGKQNADFKCNQILFYNAGLLLFFVMFFVFSCVMCLNESDFKEAASQNIPIVSYFANKLNEPVINYAGPVIAILAIATSFFGHYFGAREGINGLVHKTCTKLSTKGPNKKKISIWTGVSFYIVMLVLSYLNPSILGIIDTLAGPVIAAVLFLLPMVGIYKVKSLQKYQSKFADIFVFVFGLVTILTVLFKMI, from the coding sequence ATGATGTCGCTTTTTGGAACTGCTGTTGGAGCTGGGATTTTGTTTTTGCCTATAAAAGCTGGAGTGGCTGGGATTTGGCCGGTTTTGGTTATGGTGATTTTAGCCTTTCCTATGACATTTTTAAGCCACAGAGCCTTAGCTAGATTTTGTAATGGAAGCCAGAAAAACTCACAAAGCGATATAACTGAAATTTCTAGTGAATATTTTGGTTTTAAATGGGGATATATCATAACATTTTTATACTTTTTTGCCTTTTTTCCAGCTTGTATAATGTATGGCGTGGGGATCACAAATACAATAATCAGCTTTATGCAAAATCAGCTTGGATTTATCGATGTGGGAAGATTTTGGGTCTGTTTTTCTATTATTAGTTTGATGATGTTTGTGATGATTTTCCATGAAGATATAGTGATAAAGGTCTGCGAATGGCTGGTGTATCCGCTTTGTTTGATTTTGCTTGTGTTTTCTTTGTATCTTATACCGCACTGGGATTTTAGCGCTTTTAGCGTGGTGCCTAGCTTAAGCGAGTTTGCATGGACTATTTTGTTTGCGTTGCCAGTTTTGGCATTTGCTTTTGAGCATACTCCGGCTATTTCGACATTTTCTAGTAGTATCCAAAGAAAATATGGCAAGCAAAACGCAGATTTCAAATGCAACCAAATTTTATTTTACAATGCTGGATTATTGCTATTTTTTGTGATGTTTTTTGTCTTTTCTTGTGTAATGTGCCTAAATGAAAGCGACTTTAAAGAAGCAGCTAGCCAAAATATTCCTATAGTCAGCTATTTTGCAAATAAACTAAATGAGCCAGTCATCAACTACGCTGGTCCAGTGATCGCTATTTTGGCTATTGCGACAAGCTTTTTTGGCCATTATTTTGGTGCTAGAGAGGGTATAAATGGACTAGTGCATAAAACTTGCACCAAACTTAGCACAAAAGGGCCAAATAAAAAGAAGATTTCTATCTGGACTGGAGTGAGTTTTTATATAGTTATGCTTGTTTTATCTTATCTTAATCCTAGTATTTTGGGTATTATTGACACTCTTGCAGGGCCAGTTATTGCGGCGGTTTTGTTTTTGCTGCCTATGGTTGGAATTTACAAGGTAAAATCATTGCAAAAATACCAAAGTAAATTTGCCGATATCTTTGTTTTTGTATTTGGTTTGGTTACGATTTTGACTGTTTTATTTAAGATGATTTAA